The Arcobacter roscoffensis genome segment AATTCTTAATGTATAGAAGTGTAATCCAATAATTCCCATAATTGTAATAGGTAATAAGAACACGTGTAACATAAAGAATCTAGTTAATGTAGCATCAGCAACATTAAAGTCACCTCTAATCCATACAACTAATGCATCACCAATAACTGGAACACCACCAAATAAGTTAGTAATAACCATTGCAGCCCAGTAAGACATTTGTCCCCATGGTAACATATATCCAGAGAATCCAGCAGCAGAGAATGTCATGAATAATAACATACCTGAAATCCAGATCATTTCTCTACCTTGTTTATAAGAACCATAGTAGATACCTGTAAACATGTGAATATAGATGATTAAGAATACAACAGAAGCAGCAACACCATGCATATGTCTAAATAACCAACCAAATGCAACTTCTTGCATAATTGTATAGTTAACTGAATCAAATGCTAAAGCAACATCTGGCTTGTAGTACATCATTAAGAATAAACCAGAAATTACTAAGATACCAAAAGTAGTAGCTAATAATACACCCATTGCCCATAAGAAGTTAATATCTTTTGGAATCCAATACTCAGTCATTAAAACTTTGTTTAAAGCTGTAGTATTAAGTCTTTGATCTAACCACTCACCAACTGAGTTAGCTTTTTCAAATTTTGCCATAAACTACTCCTTATGCCGTTGCCATCGCAGCAGCGATTTTTTTGTATTCAGGACCTTCTTCACCTAAAGTGATTTCAGTTCCTTTTACACTAAATGGAGGTAGGTCAAGTGGTCTTGGAGGAGGTCCGAAGATTTGTTCAGCAGAAGGGTTGAACTCCCCACCGTGACATGCACATTTCCATTTATCTTTTTTCCATGCTGGAATACAACCTAAGTGAGTACATAATCCAATAGCAACAGTATATCTACTATCACCGATTATTAAATCTCTTTCATTGTCTTTCATTTCAGCAGTTTTTTTAAGAAGAAAAATTGGTTTTCCTCTCCAAGTAATCGTAACAGGATTTCCGGCTTTTAATTCACCTAGTTCTACTTTTGTAAAACCACCTGCTAATACGCTTGGAAGTGGATCCCATACTTGCTTCATACCAACAAGTGACGCAGCACCACCTACTGCAGCAACAGCAGCAAATGAATAACCAAGAAAATCTCGTCTATTAGTTTCATTAGACATATTTGGCTTCCTTTTTTTTTAGTTTAAAATCCATATATTATATTGTTTTCTTACTTAAAATGATTTGACTCAGGGGATAAAATGTTATGTTTATGCTATTTTTTGTGAAAAATTTACCCAGTATGGTAAAATAGGGGAAAGTTATTTTAATTATTAGAGAATTTTAACATTCTCTAATAAATTTTACGATTTCTTCTTCAATATTCTCTTTTTCAATCACTTGATTGTGATTGATTTTTGCTGTAAATAAGTCTTTAATTGACTGAGGTAAAACAGCTTTATATTTAGATGAGATTTCTTCTAATGCTTCTTTATCTGCATATTTTTCATCGTCTTGTTTAAGGGCATTTAGAACTGTTGGAGAGAATTTTGTCCATTCAGCTGTTGAGTAAATTACAGTAGTAATTTTCTCTTCTCTTAGTTCATCATAAGCTTTAATACAAGTTGCTGTGTGAGGATCCATTAAGTAACCATCATCTAAGAAAGATTTGATGATTTTTGAACCATATTTATCATCAGAATTTACAGCACTAAAGTACTCTTGAAGCTTAGCTGTTTCATCTTTACTCATTTCAAAGATTTTTTTCTCATTTAGGTCATCTAGTAACTCTTTCGTTCTTTTTGCTCCAAAAAGTGAAAAAATCACTCTTTCTATATTAGAAGATTTTAAAATATCCATAGCTGGAGATTTTGTAAGTTTTAACTCTTTATCTCTAATATCATAAACACCTGTGTTAATCCATTCAGTTAAAATATTGTTTTCATTTGAAGCAACAAGAAGTTTTTTGATTGGAACACCCATTTGTTTTGCATAAAATCCACCAAGTACATTTCCAAAGTTTCCAGATGGAACTACTAGGTAAATTTCTTCGCCATATTCAACCTCACCTTGTTTTAATAACTCTAAGTAAGAGTGGAAGTGATAAATGATTTGGAAAATAATTCTACCAAAGTTAACAGAGTTAGCAGCAGATAGTTTAATGCCATCGTTTTCTAGTTCTTCTTTAAACGATTCACTAGCTAAAAGTTTTTTAAGTGCTGTTTGAGCATCATCAAAATTTCCTTTAATACCTAAAACTTTTAGATTATCTCCATCTTCACATACCATTTGTAATCTTTGTACATCAGAAGTTCCACCATCTGGATATAAACAAGCAACTTGAATATTTTCTTTATTTTTAAAAGTGTTTAGTGCAGCAGGACCAGTATCTCCTGAAGTTGCAGCTAAGATTAAGTACTTTTCATCTCTTTTTTTAGCAATAGAGCTTAAAATTGAACCAAAAGGTTGTAATGCCATATCTTTAAATGCTCTTGTTGGTCCATGATATTGTTCATGTACAAATAAGTCATCTTTAACTTTAACTACAGGACAAGGATCAGCAGCATCATCAAAATTGTCATATAAATCTAAAGCTTTATTAATCTCTTCTTCATCAATATCTATTTCAAAAGCTTTTAAAATAGCATATGCTAATTCTTTATATCCATCATTAATATGATTTAAAAGAAAGTTTTCTTCAAGTTGCGGTAACTCTTTTGGTACATAAAGTCCACCAAAAGATGCACTAGGATTTAAAATAGCGTATGAAAACTCTACTTCTTTATCTTTAATTCCATCATTTCCTCTAGTTTCTATAAATTTCATTCTTCTTCCTTACGCTTCATCGCTTAGTAGTTTTTCCATATCAATTCCATTGTTTGGATTGTCTTTTCTAACAAATTGTGTTCCAATTCCATCACTTGTGAATAACTCAAGTAAGATTGAGTGTTCAACTCTACCATCTATGATGTGAGCTTTATTCACTCCATTGTAAATAGCATCAATACAAGAATCAACTTTTGGTATCATTCCTCCACCAATTGTTCCATCTTTTTTATAAGCTTCTACATCATCTTGGTCAAGTGAGTTAAGTAAAGTACCTTCTTTATCTAAAACACCTACTGTATCAGTTAAAAATAGAACTTTTTGAGCTCCAATAGCAGCAGCTATTTTAGATGCTGCTACATCTGCATTTATATTAAATCCAGGGTGGTTAGGTTCTGCACTATCAGCAATTGGAGCAATTACAGGAATAAAACCTTCTTTGATAAGATTATTTATCATATCTCCATTTACTTTTGTTACAACACCTGTGTAACCAAATTTACCATCTTCTTTAGGAACTGCATTTATTATTGACGAGTCTTTTCCTGAAATACCAATAGCTTTTGCTCCATGGTGGTTTAGTAAAGATGTGATATTTTTATTTATCTCTCCACTTAAAACCATTTCTACAACTCTCATAGTATCTTCTGATGTAACTCTATGTCCATCTACAAACTCTGACTCAATAGATAACTTATCAAGTAGTTCAGATATTCTAGCACCTCCACCATGTACAATTACAGGTTTTATACCTACAAGTGAAAGTAAAACTATATCTTCAGCAAACTTCTCTTTTAATTCTGGACTAGTTTGAGCTGAACCACCATATTTAATAACAATAGTCTTCCCATAAAACTTTTTTATATGAGGAATTGCATCAAGTAGGGTTTGAACTTTTTGATGTTTCTTTTGCATAATATTTCCTAAGATGTTTTTTAAAGGCAAATATTATATCAAAAATTATCTTAGTTGTTTTCTTTTATCATACTTTTTTCAAAGATCACAGTTTTGTTTCTACCACTATTTTTTGCTTCATATAATGCAATATCAGCATTTTTAATGCACTCTTTTAAATCAATACTATCTTTAGGAAAAACACAAGCACCAATACTTAAAGTTTTGTTTATAGTATTTGAAGGAGTCACAGGAATATTTTTTTTCATAAAGGCTGTTCTTATTTTCTCAGCCACACTAACTACACTTGCTTCATCACAATTATGTAATAAGACAATAAACTCTTCTCCTCCGTATCTAATAATAGTATCAGAGTTTCTAGTATTTTCATTTAGTGTTTGAGCTACTATTTGAATAGCTTTATCCCCAATATCATGGCCGTAAGTATCATTTATTTTTTTGAAAAAATCTATGTCAATCATTAACACCCCATAAGGTATTTTTGCTCTATTGCTTTGAGATACAATTTTAGGTAGTTGGTCTTCTAAGTGTTTTCTATTATAAAGACCTGTTAAGGCATCTGTTCTTGCGTTTTTTTCCAAAATATTCATAAGTTTATTTGTGATAATAACTGATTTTGCAGCATCAATGTAGTCATTTATAAAAGGAATATTGTATTTTATTTTTTCAATCTCTTCTTTATCTTTTGCAAAAAAAGAGATAATTAAATCTAATTCATTTGATATTGAATAAGGAATACAAAGGTAGTTTGTATTTTTATCTTCACATGATATACAAATATTTTCAAATACAGTTGAGTCAACTATTTGATTTGTTTTATCTGCTCTGCATTGTACGTTTTTATTACAATACTCTTTATTTCCTATGTATACATTTTTTGCTTCACCTGTTCTTGTATAAGCTTCTTGAATATTGAAGTTTTCTATATTAATTCTAGCCTTGATAACATGAGCTAATCTTTTATAAATAGTGTCTAAATTATCATCGTGTTCTATTGTTTTTCTAAATTTATAAACTGATGATAGTCTTGAGACAGTTTCTTGAACATTTATTAAAGGGTCACTATTTTCATGGGTTTTGCTAGATAGAAAAATAGATATGTTTTTATCTATATCAATTAAAGTTGTTTCAAGTTTATTTAGTAAGGTATTAATCCAAGTAGAGACTTCTTTTGCATCTTTGTTATTTATATCTAATACTCTTTGTGAGTAATCGCCTTCATTGGCATTATTCATTACTTTTTTGATTGAAACAAAAAGTTTTAAAAATGGTGAGATTAAATAGTTTATTAAAAAAGCAATTGTAAAAATAAGAACTAAAGCAATAGCTGTTGTATTTAAAACAGTACTAATTCCCTTTTGTTTTGAATCATCAACAGGAATAGTAATAGTAATAGCACCTAAAGTATCACCTTCTTTTGCATTTGAATGGCAATTAAGACAGTTTATTTCCCCACTTGAAGTTGCTTTATATGGAATAGTAATTCTATAAGTACTATTTGAAAAAAGCTTTTCATCTATTACTTTTATTTCTTTTCCAGTTTTTAAAACTTTTTTATCTATCTCATCTTGAGGAACTTCGTTATTTAGTCCTTCCCCATACATTTCAATTACTTTATGACCACGGCTTAACCAAACTTTATCAATATGTGGTAAGTCTTCTAATTGTTTTAAAAATATTTCTCTTTCATCAATTACACCTGTTAACATTTGAGTTGTTAGTGCATGCTCTACGGTTTTTGCTAAAATAGTTGCTTTATTATCAATACTTTTAATTCCATACTCTCTAAAGTTATAAGTAAAGTTTAGAATCATAAGAATAAACATAAAGAATATAACAGTGGTAACAAGAAAAATAATCTTACTATTCGTTTTTATACTGCATTCCTGAAATTTTATAATAGTTAATAATGCAATAATATAATAAAAATGTTTAAGTTTTGATGATTAATATAGTATTTTATAACAATTACTTTAGTATGATTTGCTTATGAAAAAATATTTAGCATTAAAAGCAAGTGCAGGAAGTGGGAAAACTTTTGCACTAACAGTAAGATATATTACTTTATTATTAAAAGGTGCAAAAGCAAGTGAGATTTTAACTCTAACTTTTACAAATAAAGCTGCAAATGAAATGAGTGAGAGAATATATAAAACTCTACTTACTTTAGGTGATGATGAAGCATACTTAAATGCAATTTGTGAACAATCATCTATGAGTAAAGAGCAGATTCTAGGAAAGAAGAGTTTTTTAGTAAAATCTTTCTCAAATGCAACTTTATCTATATTTACAATTGATAAGTTTGTAAATAAAATTCTTAGAGAGTTTTGTGGATATATTGGAATATCAGATGATTTTGAAATTAAAGAGGATGATATAGAAGCTTTAAGTATTAAGTTTTTATCTTCATTAGATGCTCAACAATTTGATACTTTAATTGACTTTTCACTTTATGAAAAAAAGAAGTTTAACTCAATATTTGAACTTTTTAAAATTTTACTTGAAAAGAATGAAAAGATTGAACCTATTAGAATTGATGGAAGTTTAATTAATCTTCAGAAGCAAGAGGTTTTAAAATATGCATATAAAATAAAAGAAGCCATTTTATCTTGTGATGTGGCCTCAAACTCTGCTAAAAAAGCTGTTGATTTTGAAAACTTTGACTCACTATTTGAAAAAACATGGCTTTCAAAAGAGGTATTAAGTGATTATAGCTATTTTAAAAAATGTTCAAATGAGATTTTAGAAAGCTATTTCGTAGATTTAAAACAGCAGTTGCAAGCTTATTATAAATTAAGAGCAAACTACAGTTTATCAAAACTTTTTGAACTTTTTTTAATGTTTAAAGAGTTCAAATTAAATTACAATAAAAATAAAAACTATTTAGAGTTTAATGATATTTCAAATTTAGTTTATGATTTATTAACTAATAAAATTGATAAAGAGTTTTTATACTTTAGACTAGATTCTCAATTTAATCACATATTAATTGATGAGTTTCAAGATACATCTTTAATTCAATATAATATTTTGAAACCATTAATTGATGAGATTTTGTCAGGGGATGAAACTAGATTTAAAACCTTTTTTTATGTGGGAGATGTAAAACAATCTATATATAGATTTAGAGGTGGTAAAAAAGAACTTTTTGACCATGTGGCTAATACAAATAAACTTTTAGAAGTAGAAGTCTTAAATACAAACTATAGGTCAAGTCAAAATGTAGTTGAGTTTGTTAATTCACTTTTTATAAATATTCCAAACTATGAATATCATAATCAACAATCAATAAAAAAAGGTGGTTTTATAGAAGTTGTTGAGGATGAAGCTTTAGATGAAGACGATAAATTTGAAAATGTAGCTTCAAAAATTGCAAACTTAATAAAAAGTGGAGTTAACTCAAACGATATAGCAATTTTAACTTATACAAATGATGATGTATTAAGTTTATATTACTATTTAAAAAAGAAGTTCCCAAAACTTAAAATATCTACTGAAATGACTTCAAGGTTAATAAATCAAGAAAATGTAAAAGCTGTAATAAATGCTATCAAATATTTATA includes the following:
- a CDS encoding cytochrome b, coding for MAKFEKANSVGEWLDQRLNTTALNKVLMTEYWIPKDINFLWAMGVLLATTFGILVISGLFLMMYYKPDVALAFDSVNYTIMQEVAFGWLFRHMHGVAASVVFLIIYIHMFTGIYYGSYKQGREMIWISGMLLFMTFSAAGFSGYMLPWGQMSYWAAMVITNLFGGVPVIGDALVVWIRGDFNVADATLTRFFMLHVFLLPITIMGIIGLHFYTLRIPHVNNQNSDEFDFDEEAEKYLAGNKRESKVIPFWPVFISKDLAVLGIFLIFYFYLVFFHYNFAMDPVNFDPADPMVTPAHIYPEWYFLWSYEVLRGFFFDVGPIKAFDIGLIAFAFANVIFLVLPWLDRDPKILPAHKRPKFFIWFWILMADLIVLTVYGKLPPTGVNAWVGFVVATLFIILFLALPFITKADAKKRGDA
- a CDS encoding Rieske 2Fe-2S domain-containing protein, with translation MSNETNRRDFLGYSFAAVAAVGGAASLVGMKQVWDPLPSVLAGGFTKVELGELKAGNPVTITWRGKPIFLLKKTAEMKDNERDLIIGDSRYTVAIGLCTHLGCIPAWKKDKWKCACHGGEFNPSAEQIFGPPPRPLDLPPFSVKGTEITLGEEGPEYKKIAAAMATA
- the thrC gene encoding threonine synthase; translation: MKFIETRGNDGIKDKEVEFSYAILNPSASFGGLYVPKELPQLEENFLLNHINDGYKELAYAILKAFEIDIDEEEINKALDLYDNFDDAADPCPVVKVKDDLFVHEQYHGPTRAFKDMALQPFGSILSSIAKKRDEKYLILAATSGDTGPAALNTFKNKENIQVACLYPDGGTSDVQRLQMVCEDGDNLKVLGIKGNFDDAQTALKKLLASESFKEELENDGIKLSAANSVNFGRIIFQIIYHFHSYLELLKQGEVEYGEEIYLVVPSGNFGNVLGGFYAKQMGVPIKKLLVASNENNILTEWINTGVYDIRDKELKLTKSPAMDILKSSNIERVIFSLFGAKRTKELLDDLNEKKIFEMSKDETAKLQEYFSAVNSDDKYGSKIIKSFLDDGYLMDPHTATCIKAYDELREEKITTVIYSTAEWTKFSPTVLNALKQDDEKYADKEALEEISSKYKAVLPQSIKDLFTAKINHNQVIEKENIEEEIVKFIREC
- the argB gene encoding acetylglutamate kinase, producing MQKKHQKVQTLLDAIPHIKKFYGKTIVIKYGGSAQTSPELKEKFAEDIVLLSLVGIKPVIVHGGGARISELLDKLSIESEFVDGHRVTSEDTMRVVEMVLSGEINKNITSLLNHHGAKAIGISGKDSSIINAVPKEDGKFGYTGVVTKVNGDMINNLIKEGFIPVIAPIADSAEPNHPGFNINADVAASKIAAAIGAQKVLFLTDTVGVLDKEGTLLNSLDQDDVEAYKKDGTIGGGMIPKVDSCIDAIYNGVNKAHIIDGRVEHSILLELFTSDGIGTQFVRKDNPNNGIDMEKLLSDEA
- a CDS encoding GGDEF domain-containing protein, with amino-acid sequence MILNFTYNFREYGIKSIDNKATILAKTVEHALTTQMLTGVIDEREIFLKQLEDLPHIDKVWLSRGHKVIEMYGEGLNNEVPQDEIDKKVLKTGKEIKVIDEKLFSNSTYRITIPYKATSSGEINCLNCHSNAKEGDTLGAITITIPVDDSKQKGISTVLNTTAIALVLIFTIAFLINYLISPFLKLFVSIKKVMNNANEGDYSQRVLDINNKDAKEVSTWINTLLNKLETTLIDIDKNISIFLSSKTHENSDPLINVQETVSRLSSVYKFRKTIEHDDNLDTIYKRLAHVIKARINIENFNIQEAYTRTGEAKNVYIGNKEYCNKNVQCRADKTNQIVDSTVFENICISCEDKNTNYLCIPYSISNELDLIISFFAKDKEEIEKIKYNIPFINDYIDAAKSVIITNKLMNILEKNARTDALTGLYNRKHLEDQLPKIVSQSNRAKIPYGVLMIDIDFFKKINDTYGHDIGDKAIQIVAQTLNENTRNSDTIIRYGGEEFIVLLHNCDEASVVSVAEKIRTAFMKKNIPVTPSNTINKTLSIGACVFPKDSIDLKECIKNADIALYEAKNSGRNKTVIFEKSMIKENN
- a CDS encoding RecB-like helicase → MKKYLALKASAGSGKTFALTVRYITLLLKGAKASEILTLTFTNKAANEMSERIYKTLLTLGDDEAYLNAICEQSSMSKEQILGKKSFLVKSFSNATLSIFTIDKFVNKILREFCGYIGISDDFEIKEDDIEALSIKFLSSLDAQQFDTLIDFSLYEKKKFNSIFELFKILLEKNEKIEPIRIDGSLINLQKQEVLKYAYKIKEAILSCDVASNSAKKAVDFENFDSLFEKTWLSKEVLSDYSYFKKCSNEILESYFVDLKQQLQAYYKLRANYSLSKLFELFLMFKEFKLNYNKNKNYLEFNDISNLVYDLLTNKIDKEFLYFRLDSQFNHILIDEFQDTSLIQYNILKPLIDEILSGDETRFKTFFYVGDVKQSIYRFRGGKKELFDHVANTNKLLEVEVLNTNYRSSQNVVEFVNSLFINIPNYEYHNQQSIKKGGFIEVVEDEALDEDDKFENVASKIANLIKSGVNSNDIAILTYTNDDVLSLYYYLKKKFPKLKISTEMTSRLINQENVKAVINAIKYLYFNKEIYKENLNALMGKELTSPVELQIDFDKKSVSKIIKDIASSLMIIDQNIIKLIEVCESFDNIVEFVYEVDKLDATIQNSETVGLQILTIFKSKGLEFKTVILLDRIKRKNADKSSLLFEYDSVNLKNIFYKIKGYENYNDDYARAIAKEKSLSLQDEINILYVALTRAQNNMLVFKKKKSSVFDILDMTPCKIGQLELSSNISKNFDSFEKVEYTPMDLGIQEQQISKEKDSSSEILYARYFGIATHFCLEMMNKFTYESLDYCLKITVSRYSNYLKEEDFEKIRLRITNLIDNKKFQDFLEDATFIAEQSLIYQGEVKIIDLLLQKGDEYYIFDYKTTKSENSFEHKNQVRHYKKAISDIFNTNKVSSYLIYLNEDKSILDEV